In Deltaproteobacteria bacterium PRO3, the sequence CGTCGGGTCGTTGGCGCAGATCCCGACGAGCTGGACGCCCTTGGGGCCGTATTCGCGCTGCAGTTGGACGATGCGGTCCTCGACGGCCACCACATAGGGACAATGGTTGCAGATAAACATCACCAGCAGGGCCTTGGCTCCGGCGAAATCCTCGAGCGCGTACTCCTTGCCGTCGACGGAGCGCAGGCGGAAATCGGGGGCCGGGCTGCCGAGGGGGATGTCGGTAGATTTGAGCAGGACCATGGGATTCTCCGCAAAACCAAGAAAGGATATCCTTGGGTTTTGCGATTTGCTAACAGAAAAAGCCCCCGAGCAGAAGGGGGAATTCCGGCGGAACGATGGCGACCTACGAACGCAAAGACCGATTCTACCACCAAGCCAAGGCCCGGGGCCTGCCCTCGCGCGCCGGCTTCAAGATCGAGGAGATGATCCAGAAACACCGTCTGGTCCGCGCCGGCGACGCGGTCCTGGACCTGGGCGCCGCGCCCGGCGGCTGGGCCGTCGTCCTCGCCAAGGCGGTCGGCCCCCGGGGCCTGGTCCTGGCCATCGACCTCGAGCCCCTCGCCAAGGGCGCCCCCAACCTCCGCGCCTTCCGCGGCGACATCCACGGCGAGGCAGCCGCCGCCTGGCTGGGCGAGCAACTGGCGGGCCGGAAGGTCCAGGCGGTCTGCTCCGACATGTCGCCGAAGCTGACCGGGATCTTCTTCAAGGACGCCTATCTCTCCTACGAGCTGGCGATGAAGGCCCTCGAGGTCGCCGGGCGATGGCTGCAAGCAGGGGGGAACTTCGTCGCCAAGCTCTTCCCCGGCGAGGAATTTCCCGAATACCTCAAAAAACTCCGTAACCATTTCAAGACGGTCAAGGTCTTCGAACCGGAGGCCACCCGTAAGACCTCGCGGGAGGTCTACGTCCTGGGCCTGGGATGGAAGGGCTGAAATTCCTTCGGGTTATCCGAATTGGCCTGTATAATAAAGTTGTAGGGGCGAACACGAGGTTCGCCCCTACGGAGATCCCATATGAAAAAGGTCGTTTTCTTTCTCGTTTGGATTTTACTTTTTCCGTCCCTTGCCCCGGCCCAAGACCAACCCAAGCTCGCCGAGGCGGACATGCTCAAGCTGATCAACGACGCCTCCGGCGGGGTCGAGCTCTACACCACCCCCGACATCCCGGTTGAAAACCGCAACCAGTTCGACGTCGACGGCGACGGCATCCCCGAGTGGTTCATCGTCCCCAAGACCGCCTGCGGCGAGACGAAAAACTGCCAATTCTTCGTAATCCAATACGACAAGAAGAAAAAGAAATGGGGCATCATCCTGAAGGCCGACGGCAAGCTGACCAGCCTCTCGCCCTGGGGCGTGATCATCACGCCCACCAAGACGAAGGGCTACACCGACCTCTTGACCGTCTTCGACATGGGCCCCGAGCGCAGCGGCGAGCGCTCGCTGGAGCGCAGCGTCTACGTCTGGAACGGCAAGAATTATGAAAAATCCTCCCAACCCTGGCCGCCCCCCGACGCCGGACCGGAGGTGCAGACCCTGCTCAAGGAAGTCGACAAGCTGAAGCGCGAGCGCATCGTCAAGCCCACCGTCGAGTAGCGCCGCTTCCCCAAACCCCAATGGCCTTGTGGTCCCGGGCCAGGAGAGAGACGATGACCGAAAATCCCCCGACCCCCGCGGCGGCTCGACAGCCGGTCCCCCTCGATTTCCTCGGCGCCTTCAAATTCCTCTTTCAGGACGTCAACGCCCTCAACAACATCCTGATCGGCGCGGTGATGAACTTCATCCCGATCATCGGCCCCATCGTCCTGATGGGCTGGCACTGCGAGATCATCCAGCGATTGGTCAAGGGACACCCCAAGCCCATCCCCAAGCTGGACTTCAACGACTTCCTCTATTTCCTCGGGCGCGGCGTCGCCCCCTTCGTGGTCACCCTGATCGCGACCCTTCCGATGACCCTGATCGTGATGGTCCTGATGTTCGCGGGAATGTTCGGCGCGGCGCTCCTGGGCTCCGCCCTGCGCCTGGACGAACCCGGCAAAGAATTCCTCCTGTTCGGCGGGATGGGGCTCGGCTTCCTGCTCTTCTTCCTCCTGATGATCTTCTTCAACATCGTGGTGAGCGCGGCGCTGGTGCGCGCCGAGCTGACCGAGGACATCGGCAAGTCCTTGGACCTGGGCAGGGTCTGGAGATTCGCGCGGGCGACCTGGAAGGATTTCCTCGTCGCCTACCTGGTCTTCATCCCCGTCGCGATGATCGTGATGTTCGCGGGCATGCTGGTGGTCTTCGTCGGCATCTACGCGGCGATCATCCTGATCAACGTCACCTACGTGAACCTGCGCTGGCAGGTCTACATGCGGTACCTGGCCCGCGGCGGCGAGGAAATTCCCATCCAGACGAAGAGCGGCCCTCTGCCCTCCGAGACGCCGCGGCCCGCGGCCCCGCCGCCGCCTGCGCCGGCGCCAAGCCCCGCGCCGCAGGCTTAAGAAGCTGTTGAAAAGAGGTTTTTTAGCAGGCCGCCGCGGCGTGCCGCGCGGCGACCGAGCCGGAGACGATCGAGACTCCCGCCGCGCAGCGCTCCTGCGCGGGATTGAAATCCGCCAACACCGCCCCCGCCGCGAAGAGATTGTCGTAGACGACCTGCCCGTCGGCGTCGAGGGGCTGGCCCATGGGGTTGATCGCCGCGCCGGCGCCCAAGAAGGGCTGGCGCTCGGCGACGCCGGGACGCGACACCTGGGGAAGCGTTTGGGCGCGCAGGGCCTTGCCCTGCAGGAAGAGCGGCAAATTGAAAATCGGCTCCTTCCAGCGCCCGCGGCGCTCGACGCCGCCTCCCACGTACTTTCCTGTCGCGAGGATCACCGCCTTGGCCCGAACCTTGTGGCGCTGGTCGCCCTGGTGCACGTAGAGCGATTTAATGCGCCGCCCCTCGGCGTCGAAGCCCACCGCCTCGCCCTCCAAGCGCTCGATCCCCCGTTCTTGAAAGAATCTCTCCATCGCCGCCTGCAGGCGCCAGCCGGGCACGCTCATCGGCCCCGAGAGGGTCTCGGCGGCGGCCAGGCCGGTGATGCGGCGCAGGGCCTCGAGGATGGCAGGGGTGTTCTCGATCCCCATCACCGGCGGCAGGAGCAGGTGGGTGTAGACCTTGCCCTCGAGGTAGCGCACGATGGCCTGGCCGGCCGCGACGAAGGTCTCTTCGCGGTCCAGGCGCTGGGCCAATTCGACGGGCTTGAGCGAGACGCGCCCCTGCAGCTCGGGGATCTCGAGGTCGAGGCTGCCGGCGAAATCGAGGTGGCTCTTGCCCTGGCGCTCCTGCTGCTCCAAGAGCGAATGCCGCAGGAAGCGCGCGTTGAAGTTGGGAAAACCGGGGACGCCCAGCACCAAGACCTTCGCGCCCCGCCAGCGGCGCAGGTCGGCGTCGCGCATCGAGGCCTGGACCCAGGCGCTGGGCTTGACGGTGCCGAAGTCGGTCACGAGGGCCAGCGGGTCGCCTTCGGCCATTTCCAAGGGCAGGGCCTGTGCGGCGGCGCGGACCTTCGCCGCGACGAAGTCGGCGAAATCGCCGTCGCCTAAGCCGCGGGCCAGCACACTGTAGGGATGCGAGTCCTGGCGCCGCAGGATTTCTTTGAGGCCCTCGCGCCAGGAGGGCCACTCGGCCCACTCGTCGCGCGGGCCGCGGATCGGACTGTCGGCGATGTCCCAGGCGCCGGAATTGAGGGCGCTGGCGCCCGGGGCCTTGGCGACGACGAGCGTCTCGCGGCCGGCGTCGCGCAGCTCGACCGCGGCGGCGTAGGCGGCGAGGCCGCCGCCGAGGATCAGGATGTCGGTGGTGATTTCCATTAATACTGATCCAAATTCCCCACGTTGAAATACACCGAGGAACAGAACTCTTCCTGCTGCAAGGAGGCCCCGTCCAGGACGGGCGCCCTCCCCTTCCAGCTCTTCTCCATGAAGGCGTTCAGCTGGGCGTAGACCTCGGCGGGGCTCAAGTCCAGCTCCTCGCCCAGGATCTGCGCGCCCATCATGAAGCAGCGCGTCCCCTCGCAGGGCCCGATCGAGAAACGCGTGCGACGCCGCAGGTCGCCCAGCGTGCGCGCCCACTCGTGGCGGATGGCATAGCGCAGCTCGCACTCGAGCACCGGCTCGCACTGGCAGATCACGTTGCCCAGCGTCGGCCGCTCCTTCAGCATCTCGAGGACGCGGATCGCGCGCGAGCCATGGCGGTAGACGAGGCGGTTGGCGGCAAAGAGCGGGACGCCGTAGTCGCGGGCGAGCAGCTCGGGGTCGACCTTTCGCTCGCCGCCGGGCAAGGGCACCTGGTGCGTGCGGCAGGGCGAGACGCGGCCCAGCTTGTGGCAGACCGCGTCCACCGCCTCCTGCGCCATCAGGCGGTAGCTGGCAAGCTTGCCGCCGGCGATCGAGAGGAAGCCGGGGAGCTTGTCGCGAAACTCGTGGTCGAAGATCTCGTGCTCGCGGCTCAAGTCGTCCTCGTAGGGGCCGCGGCGATACAAGGTGGGGCGCACGCCGGCCCAGGCGTTGATGACGCGGGCCTGGCGGACGCGGGGGAAGACCGACTCGACGCCATCCAGCAGGTATTCGACCTCGTCCTCCAAAATCGGAATCTCGTCGGGGTCGCCGAAGTAGTCGTCGTCGGTGGTGCCGATCACGGTGGTGTTTTGGTAGGGCATCAGGAAGATGCTGCGCCCGTCGATGGCCTTGGCCATGATCGCGTAATTGGTGATGCGGCGGTCCAGGACCAGGTGAACGCCCTTGGCGGGTCTCAGCTTGACCTCGCAGCCCGCCATCGCGGCGATCTGCGGCACCCAGGGGCCGGCGGCGTTGAAGACCAGCCTGCCGCGCAGCTCGCGGCGCGAGCCGTCGAGGAGATTTTTGACGCGCACCCCGGTGACGCGGCCGCCTTCCTTCAAGATCTCGGTGACCTCGGCGTGGTTGTAGGCCTCGCAGCCGTGCTCGACCGCGGACATGACGTTCGCCAGGCAGAGCCGGAAGCTGTCGATCCCCCACTCGTCGAAGGTCACGGCGCCGATCAGGTCCTCGACCAGATCCGGCTCGAGGGCCAAAGCCTCGTCTTTGCTGAGGCGCGTGTGTGGCTTGCCGTTCTTCAGGGCGCTGTATTTGTCATAGGTCTCGAAGTAGGTCTCGAGGGCCTCGAAGTAGAGCTTCTGCGGCAGCTCGGCCTTGTCGGGCTTACGCAGCACCGGAAAGATAAAGGGGATGCGGAACAGGAGGTGCGGGACGATCTTCTGGATGTAGCCGCTGTCGATGGAGGAGAGCTTGGTGGTCTGGACGTCGCTTAATAGATATCGCGCCCCGCCGTGGATCATCTGCGAGGAGGCCCCGGTCGTCCCGGAGCCGAAGTCGTTCTTCTCGACAAGCGCGGTCTTGAAGCCCCGCATCGCGGCGTCGCGCGCGATGCCGCAGCCGTTGACGCCGCCGCCGATCACGATCAGATCGAAATCCATGGGCCGAATCGTAGCCGAAGGCCCGGGCAGGGTCTATTGTTTCTTCTCGACGGTGCGGATTCCCAGCTCGAGCAGCTGGGTCGCCGAGACGTGGCTGGGCGCCTCCGAAAGCGGGCAGGTGCCCTTCTGCGTCTTCGGGAAGGCGATCACGTCGCGGATCGAGGCGGCCCCCGCCATGATCATCGCGAGGCGGTCGAGGCCGAAGGCGATGCCGCCGTGCGGGGGCGCGCCGTACTCGAGGGCCTCCAGCAAAAACCCGAACTTCTGCTTGGCGTCCTCGATGTCGATCTTGAGGATGTCGAAGACCTTGGACTGCAACTTGGGGTCGTGGATACGGATGGAGCCGCCGCCGATCTCGTGGCCGTTCAGGACCAGGTCGTAGGCCTGGGTGCGGGCCTTGTAGGGATCGACCTCGAGGCCCTCGATGTCCTGGAGGCGCGGCGAGGTGAAGGGGTGGTGCACCGCCGCGGGCCGCGCCTCTTTCTCGTCGTACGCGAACATCGGAAAGTCGTAGATCCAGACGAAGGCCAGCTGCGACTCGTCGATCAGGCCCAGCTTGGCGCCCAGGTGCTCGCGCAGATTGCCCAGGGCGTCGTTGACCACCTTCGGTTTGTCGGCGACGAACATGACCAAGTCGCCCACCTGCATGTCGAGCTTGGCCTTGAGGGCCGCCTTCTCCTCCTCGCTGAAGAACTTCACGATCGGAGACTGCCACTCGTTTTCCAGCACCTTGATCCAGGCCAGCCCCTTCGCACCGTAGATGCCGACGAACTTGGTCAGCTCGTCGATCTCGCTGCGGGAGAGGTCCGCCTTGCCCTTGGCGTTGATCGCCTTGATCATGCCTCCCTTGGCGACGGTGTCGGCGAAGACCTTGAAGGAGGTGTTCTTGAAGATCTCGGTGATCTCCTGCAGCTCGAGGCCGAAGCGCAGGTCCGGCGCATCGAGGCCGAAGCGCGCCATCGCCTCGTCGTAGGAGAGGCGCGGAAAGGGCGGCTTGAGCTCGGCGCCCAGCCCGGCGCGCCACATGGCCAGAACGAGGCCCTCCATGGTGCCGATGATGTCTTCCTGGTTGATGAAGCTCATCTCGATGTCGATCTGGGTGAATTCGAGCTGACGGTCCGCCCGCTGGTCCTCGTCGCGGAAGCAGCGCGCGATCTGGAAATAGCGCTCCATCCCCGACATCATCAGGAGCTGCTTGAAGAGCTGGGGCGACTGCGGCAGCGCGTAGAACTGCCCGTGGTGCAACCGCGAGGGCACGAGGAAGTCGCGGGCGCCCTCCGGGGTGCTCTTGGTCAGGATCGGCGTCTCGATCTCGAGGAAGCCGTTCTCGGAGAGATAGTTGCGCGCGGCCATGGCGACCTTGTGGCGCAGCAGAAAATTCCTCTGCATCGGCGCGCGGCGCAGGTCGAGGTAGCGGTATTTCATTCTCAGCTCTTCGCCCGCGTCCGACTGATCCTCGATCTGGAAAGGCAGCGGTTTGGAGGGGCTGAAGACCTCGAATTGGTCGGCCAGGACCTCGATCTCGCCGGTGTGAAGGCGCGGGTTGGCCATGCCCTCGGGCCGGGGCGAGACCTTGCCCTTCACCGCCATGCAGTATTCCGAGCGCAGGTGCCGGGCCAGCTCGTGCACCTGGGGATCGACCTCGGGGTTGAAGACCACCTGGGTCACGCCCTCGCGGTCGCGCAGGTCGACGAAAAGCACGCCGCCGTGGTCGCGACGCACCGCCACCCAGCCGAAGAGGATCACCTCTTTGCCGACGTCGGCCTTGGTGAGGGCGTTGCAATGGTGGGTTCGCTTCAGGTCGTGGATGAATCGGGTCATAATTTTCGAGCATTTAGCCGTCCGCGGGAAGCCGGGTCAAGGGGAAAGGGAAATGGCGTTGACCCTTGGAAGAACCCTATGTTACGGCTCCCAGGCCCGTAGGGGCCGTTCGCGAACGGCCCCTACAAGTTTTTTTAAGGAGATCTTTCATGGCCACCGTTTACTACGACAAAGACGCCAACCTCGCCGCCCTCCAGGGCAAGAACATCGTCATCTTCGGCTTCGGCTCCCAGGGCCACGCCCACGCCCTCAACCTGAAGGACAGCGGCCTCAACGTCCGCGTCGCCCTGAAAGAAGGCAGCCCCAGCGTCCAAAAGGCTAAGAATTTCGGCCTCGAGGTCTTCACCGACAACAGCGAGGCGGCCAAGTGGGCCGACGTGGCCATGATCGTCGTCCCCGACGAGTCGCAGAAGGACCTCTACGACAAGCACCTGAAGGACAACCTCAAGAAGGGCTCCGCCCTCTTCTTCGCCCACGGCTTCAACATCCATTTCAAGCGCATCGTCCCGCGCCCTGATCTCGACGTGATTCTGATCGCCCCGAAAGGCCCCGGCCACCTGGTGCGCGACCAATATAAAGAGGGCAAGGGCGTCCCCTGTCTGATCGCCGTCGAGCAAAACGCGACGGGCAAGGCGAAGGAGATCGGCCTGGCCTACGCCCAGGGCATCGGCGGCACCCGCGCCGGCGTCATCGAGACCACCTTCAAGGAAGAGTGCGAGACCGACCTCTTCGGCGAGCAGGTCGTGCTCTGCGGCGGCCTGACCTCGCTGATCCAAAACGGCTTCGAGACCCTGATCGCCGCCGGCTACCAGCCGGAGGTAGCTTACTTCGAGTGCCTGCACGAGGTGAAGCTGATCGTCGACCTGATCTACGCCGGCGGCATCGCCAACATGCGCTACTCGATCTCCGACACGGCCGAGTACGGCGACCTGACCCGCGGCCCGCGCGTGGTCGACGCCCACAGCCGCCACGAGATGGAAAAGATCCTCAAGGAGATCCAGGACGGCACCTTCGCCAAGGAGTACATCCAAGAGAAGGAATCCGGCGCCGTTCGCATGAACGAGCTGCGCAAGAAGGGCGAAAACCACCCCATCGAGCAGGTCGGCGCCAAGCTGCGCGCGATGATGCCGTGGCTGGGCGGGGCGATCGACAAGACCAAGCGGTAACGCGTTCCTTGCGGGCGGATCCGCTTAGGGCTTAAAATGAAGGCATGCTCCGTGAACCCGCCGTCGCAGGAAGTTTTTACCCCGCTAATCCCACCAAACTCCGAGGCGAGGTGGATGCCTTCCTCGCGGACGCGAGGGTGGAAAAGCCCGAACCGGCGATCGGAGTCGTCTCCCCGCACGCCGGCTACATGTACTCGGGCCATGTCGCGGGCGCCGTCCTCGCCAAGGTCCGTATCCCCCAAAAAGCGATCGTCCTCTGCCCGAACCACACCGGCCTGGGCGCCTATGCCGCCGTCAACCGCGAAGGCTCCTGGCGAACCCCCCTGGGCGAGGTCCCGATCGACACCGAATTGGCCGACAAACTGATGCGCGCAGCGCCCTTCCTGGAGGACGACGCCATGGCCCACCGCCGCGAGCACGCCCTCGAGGTACAGCTCCCCTTCCTACAAGAGCTGCGGCCCGACCTGCGTTTCGTCCCGCTCTGCCTCTCCCATTTCAACTACCCCGACTGTGTCGCCCTGGGCGAGGCGATGGCCGAGGTGATCGGCGAGAGCGCCGGAGAGATACTGATGGTCGCCAGCAGCGACATGAACCACTACGAATCCCAAGAACGCACCCTGCAAAAGGACCAGAGGGCCATCGACTGCATCCTAGATCTGAATCCCGAAAAGCTCTACCGCCGCGTCCACGAAGAGCACATCTCGATGTGCGGCATTATCCCCACGACCTGCATGCTGATCGCGGCCTTGGCGCTGGGTGCGAAGGAGGCCGAGCTGGTGCGGCACGCGACCAGCGGGGACGTGACGGGGGATTATTCCGGCGTGGTCGGATATGCCGGCATCCTAATAAAATGAGTCCAATTGACAGATGGTACATAATTCAGTAGCACTCATTTCAGGAGTTCCCATGGAAGCCAAAATCATCCCCGTTACCGCCCTGCGCCCCCACCTCCTGCAGTACGTCGGCAGGGCCAACAAGCTCGGACAAGAATACATCATCACCAAAAACGGCAAACCCTCGGCGGTGATCATGGGCTACGACGAATGGGAATCCTGGAAAGAAACCATCGAGATCCTCTCCGATCCCAAGTTGTTGCGGAAAATCCGCAAGGGACGGGCCTATTTCTCCCGAGGCGGCAAGGGAAAAACCATCGCGGAAGTTTTTGATAAATGAAAAAATACACGGTCCGCCTCGCCCCGCACTTGCGGGGCTTCCTGCGCAAGCTGCATCCCGGCATAAAAAGCAAAATTCGCAAAGCCCTCGAAGAGTTGGAGCGTGACCCGGGCCTCGGCAAGCCGTTGAAAGAACAACTGGAAGGATTGCATAGTTACCGCGTTTCCGGCTATCGCATCGTCTACCGCATCAACCGCAGGGAAATTTGGGTGGAAGTTATCGAAATCGCCGAGCGAAAGATCGTTTACGAAAACGTCATGACCTTGGTCGCCGCCCTCAAAAGTAAGAACGGATAACCCCTCATGAACCGCTACCGCTTCGCCCCCTCCCCCACCGGCCACCTCCACATCGGCGGCGCCCGAACCGCCCTCTATAACTACTTGATGGCCAAGAAGACCGGTGGGAAATTCATTCTCCGCATCGAAGACACCGACCGCGAGCGCTCCACCCAGGAATACATCGACTCTATCCTCAAGGCGATGGACTGGCTGGGGCTGAGCTACGACGAGGGGCCCTACTACCAGATGGAGCGCGCCCCGATCCACCAAGAGCACCTCAAAAAACTCCTCGACGAGGGCAAGGCCTACCGCTGCTTCTGCCCGGCCGAGTTGCTCGAGCAAAAACGCCAGGCCGCGATGAAAGAGGGCCGCAAGCCCAAGTACGACGGCACTTGCCGCGCCATCCCCAAGGACGTTGCCGCCCAGGACCCGCGGCCCTACTGCATCCGCTTTGTCTCGAAAGACGAAGGCAAGACCGTCGTCGACGACCTGATCAAGGGCCGGGTCGAGTTCGACAACGCCGAGCTCGACGACCTCGTCATCGCCCGCACCGACGGGACGCCCACCTACAATTTCGTCGTCGTGGTCGACGACGTGACGATGCGGGTCACCCACGTCTTCCGGGGCGACGACCACCTCAACAACACCCCGCGCCAGATCCAGCTCTACCAGGCCTTCGATTATCCCGCCCCGGTCTTCGCCCACGTGCCGATGATCCTCGGCGCCGACAAGTCGCGCTTAAGCAAGCGCCACGGAGCCACCAGCGTCCTGGCCTACCAAGAGCAGGGCTACGTCCCCGAGGCCATGCTCAACTACCTGGTGCGGCTGGGTTGGGCCCACGGCGACGAGGAGATCTTCAGCCTGAGGGATTTGGAGGAAAAATTCGACATCGCCGACGTCGGCAAGTCGGCGGCGGTCTTCAATCCCGAAAAGCTGCTCTGGCTCAACGGCCACTGGATCCGCCAGTACGACCCGCAGAAACTGCTGGCGGCGACGCGCCCCTTTCTCGAGGCGCGGGGACTCGCGATCGCGGACGAGGCCTACGCCCAACGCGCCCTCGCGGCCTGCCAAGAGAAGGTGAAGACGCTGGTCGAATTGGCCGAGCTGGCGGACTTCTTCTTCCGCGACACGGTGACGGTCTCGGACGAGGCCCGCAAGAAGGGCCTCGACGAGGCAGGGCTGCAGATCCTGCGCGACATCCTCCCCGAGCTCTCCCAACTGAGCGCCTGGGACCACGACGCGGTCGCCGCCTGCCTCAACGGCTTCGCGGAGTCGCGGGGCCTCAAGCTGGGCAAGGTCGCCCAGCCGCTGCGCTCGGCCCTGACGGGCGCAACGGTCAGCCCGGGGATCTTCGACGTGATCGCTATTTTAGGAAAAGACCGGGTGGAGAAAAGAATTCGGGCGGTGCTGTAGGGGCGAACAATCAATAAGACATCGCAGCCCTTAAATCGGCAACTGATTCACCGACTGCTGCCCGAAGAGCTGCAGCATCTCGCTGGCCAATTCGCTATACAGTCGCCGGTATTTCTCGTCGGCCTCCGCGCTCGCCTCGGCGGCCGCGCCCGTCGCGGGGATCAACTCCTGAAACTTCAACAGCAAGGGCAAGAGCTCGAAGGCGCTGATCTCGTGCAGCTCGCGGGTCAGACAGTAGGCGGCCATGTCTTCCTTGAAGAGCCTCACGACGCCTTGGGCGGCCAGAAACTCCAGAACCTGCTCGCCAACGCCGACCTCCACGCCCAAATAGGCCGCCAGCTCGAGGGCGGTCACCGGGGTCGCC encodes:
- a CDS encoding FAD-binding protein, which gives rise to MEITTDILILGGGLAAYAAAVELRDAGRETLVVAKAPGASALNSGAWDIADSPIRGPRDEWAEWPSWREGLKEILRRQDSHPYSVLARGLGDGDFADFVAAKVRAAAQALPLEMAEGDPLALVTDFGTVKPSAWVQASMRDADLRRWRGAKVLVLGVPGFPNFNARFLRHSLLEQQERQGKSHLDFAGSLDLEIPELQGRVSLKPVELAQRLDREETFVAAGQAIVRYLEGKVYTHLLLPPVMGIENTPAILEALRRITGLAAAETLSGPMSVPGWRLQAAMERFFQERGIERLEGEAVGFDAEGRRIKSLYVHQGDQRHKVRAKAVILATGKYVGGGVERRGRWKEPIFNLPLFLQGKALRAQTLPQVSRPGVAERQPFLGAGAAINPMGQPLDADGQVVYDNLFAAGAVLADFNPAQERCAAGVSIVSGSVAARHAAAAC
- the ilvC gene encoding ketol-acid reductoisomerase, with the translated sequence MATVYYDKDANLAALQGKNIVIFGFGSQGHAHALNLKDSGLNVRVALKEGSPSVQKAKNFGLEVFTDNSEAAKWADVAMIVVPDESQKDLYDKHLKDNLKKGSALFFAHGFNIHFKRIVPRPDLDVILIAPKGPGHLVRDQYKEGKGVPCLIAVEQNATGKAKEIGLAYAQGIGGTRAGVIETTFKEECETDLFGEQVVLCGGLTSLIQNGFETLIAAGYQPEVAYFECLHEVKLIVDLIYAGGIANMRYSISDTAEYGDLTRGPRVVDAHSRHEMEKILKEIQDGTFAKEYIQEKESGAVRMNELRKKGENHPIEQVGAKLRAMMPWLGGAIDKTKR
- a CDS encoding FAD-dependent oxidoreductase; this encodes MDFDLIVIGGGVNGCGIARDAAMRGFKTALVEKNDFGSGTTGASSQMIHGGARYLLSDVQTTKLSSIDSGYIQKIVPHLLFRIPFIFPVLRKPDKAELPQKLYFEALETYFETYDKYSALKNGKPHTRLSKDEALALEPDLVEDLIGAVTFDEWGIDSFRLCLANVMSAVEHGCEAYNHAEVTEILKEGGRVTGVRVKNLLDGSRRELRGRLVFNAAGPWVPQIAAMAGCEVKLRPAKGVHLVLDRRITNYAIMAKAIDGRSIFLMPYQNTTVIGTTDDDYFGDPDEIPILEDEVEYLLDGVESVFPRVRQARVINAWAGVRPTLYRRGPYEDDLSREHEIFDHEFRDKLPGFLSIAGGKLASYRLMAQEAVDAVCHKLGRVSPCRTHQVPLPGGERKVDPELLARDYGVPLFAANRLVYRHGSRAIRVLEMLKERPTLGNVICQCEPVLECELRYAIRHEWARTLGDLRRRTRFSIGPCEGTRCFMMGAQILGEELDLSPAEVYAQLNAFMEKSWKGRAPVLDGASLQQEEFCSSVYFNVGNLDQY
- a CDS encoding DUF4013 domain-containing protein, which gives rise to MALWSRARRETMTENPPTPAAARQPVPLDFLGAFKFLFQDVNALNNILIGAVMNFIPIIGPIVLMGWHCEIIQRLVKGHPKPIPKLDFNDFLYFLGRGVAPFVVTLIATLPMTLIVMVLMFAGMFGAALLGSALRLDEPGKEFLLFGGMGLGFLLFFLLMIFFNIVVSAALVRAELTEDIGKSLDLGRVWRFARATWKDFLVAYLVFIPVAMIVMFAGMLVVFVGIYAAIILINVTYVNLRWQVYMRYLARGGEEIPIQTKSGPLPSETPRPAAPPPPAPAPSPAPQA
- the gltX gene encoding glutamate--tRNA ligase yields the protein MNRYRFAPSPTGHLHIGGARTALYNYLMAKKTGGKFILRIEDTDRERSTQEYIDSILKAMDWLGLSYDEGPYYQMERAPIHQEHLKKLLDEGKAYRCFCPAELLEQKRQAAMKEGRKPKYDGTCRAIPKDVAAQDPRPYCIRFVSKDEGKTVVDDLIKGRVEFDNAELDDLVIARTDGTPTYNFVVVVDDVTMRVTHVFRGDDHLNNTPRQIQLYQAFDYPAPVFAHVPMILGADKSRLSKRHGATSVLAYQEQGYVPEAMLNYLVRLGWAHGDEEIFSLRDLEEKFDIADVGKSAAVFNPEKLLWLNGHWIRQYDPQKLLAATRPFLEARGLAIADEAYAQRALAACQEKVKTLVELAELADFFFRDTVTVSDEARKKGLDEAGLQILRDILPELSQLSAWDHDAVAACLNGFAESRGLKLGKVAQPLRSALTGATVSPGIFDVIAILGKDRVEKRIRAVL
- a CDS encoding type II toxin-antitoxin system Phd/YefM family antitoxin — protein: MVHNSVALISGVPMEAKIIPVTALRPHLLQYVGRANKLGQEYIITKNGKPSAVIMGYDEWESWKETIEILSDPKLLRKIRKGRAYFSRGGKGKTIAEVFDK
- a CDS encoding RlmE family RNA methyltransferase, whose translation is MATYERKDRFYHQAKARGLPSRAGFKIEEMIQKHRLVRAGDAVLDLGAAPGGWAVVLAKAVGPRGLVLAIDLEPLAKGAPNLRAFRGDIHGEAAAAWLGEQLAGRKVQAVCSDMSPKLTGIFFKDAYLSYELAMKALEVAGRWLQAGGNFVAKLFPGEEFPEYLKKLRNHFKTVKVFEPEATRKTSREVYVLGLGWKG
- a CDS encoding type II toxin-antitoxin system RelE/ParE family toxin codes for the protein MKKYTVRLAPHLRGFLRKLHPGIKSKIRKALEELERDPGLGKPLKEQLEGLHSYRVSGYRIVYRINRREIWVEVIEIAERKIVYENVMTLVAALKSKNG
- the aspS gene encoding aspartate--tRNA ligase, which encodes MTRFIHDLKRTHHCNALTKADVGKEVILFGWVAVRRDHGGVLFVDLRDREGVTQVVFNPEVDPQVHELARHLRSEYCMAVKGKVSPRPEGMANPRLHTGEIEVLADQFEVFSPSKPLPFQIEDQSDAGEELRMKYRYLDLRRAPMQRNFLLRHKVAMAARNYLSENGFLEIETPILTKSTPEGARDFLVPSRLHHGQFYALPQSPQLFKQLLMMSGMERYFQIARCFRDEDQRADRQLEFTQIDIEMSFINQEDIIGTMEGLVLAMWRAGLGAELKPPFPRLSYDEAMARFGLDAPDLRFGLELQEITEIFKNTSFKVFADTVAKGGMIKAINAKGKADLSRSEIDELTKFVGIYGAKGLAWIKVLENEWQSPIVKFFSEEEKAALKAKLDMQVGDLVMFVADKPKVVNDALGNLREHLGAKLGLIDESQLAFVWIYDFPMFAYDEKEARPAAVHHPFTSPRLQDIEGLEVDPYKARTQAYDLVLNGHEIGGGSIRIHDPKLQSKVFDILKIDIEDAKQKFGFLLEALEYGAPPHGGIAFGLDRLAMIMAGAASIRDVIAFPKTQKGTCPLSEAPSHVSATQLLELGIRTVEKKQ
- the amrB gene encoding AmmeMemoRadiSam system protein B, which translates into the protein MLREPAVAGSFYPANPTKLRGEVDAFLADARVEKPEPAIGVVSPHAGYMYSGHVAGAVLAKVRIPQKAIVLCPNHTGLGAYAAVNREGSWRTPLGEVPIDTELADKLMRAAPFLEDDAMAHRREHALEVQLPFLQELRPDLRFVPLCLSHFNYPDCVALGEAMAEVIGESAGEILMVASSDMNHYESQERTLQKDQRAIDCILDLNPEKLYRRVHEEHISMCGIIPTTCMLIAALALGAKEAELVRHATSGDVTGDYSGVVGYAGILIK